A single window of Solanum dulcamara chromosome 5, daSolDulc1.2, whole genome shotgun sequence DNA harbors:
- the LOC129890006 gene encoding osmotin-like protein OSML13 codes for MGYMISCFVFFLLTFVTYTYATSFEVRNNCPYTVWAAATPVGGGRRLDRGQTWVINAPRGTKMARIWGRTNCNFDGAGRGSCQTGDCGGVLQCTGWGKPPNTLAEYALNQFNNLDFWDISLVDGFNIPMTFAPTKPSGGKCHSIQCTANINGECPGSLKVPGGCNNPCTTFGGQQYCCTQGPCGPTDLSKFFKQRCPDAYSYPQDDPTSTFTCPSDSTNYTVVFCP; via the coding sequence ATGGGCTATATGATatcttgttttgttttcttcctCCTTACTTTTGTGACTTATACTTATGCTACCTCTTTCGAGGTTCGAAACAACTGTCCGTACACCGTCTGGGCGGCGGCGACCCCAGTAGGCGGTGGCCGACGTCTCGATCGAGGCCAGACATGGGTCATCAATGCACCAAGGGGCACTAAGATGGCACGTATATGGGGTCGTACTAATTGCAACTTTGATGGTGCTGGTAGAGGTTCATGCCAAACTGGTGATTGCGGTGGAGTCCTACAGTGTACCGGATGGGGCAAACCGCCAAACACCCTGGCTGAATATGCCTTGAACCAATTTAACAACCTAGATTTCTGGGACATTTCTTTAGTCGATGGATTCAATATACCGATGACTTTCGCCCCGACCAAACCTAGTGGAGGCAAATGCCACTCCATTCAATGCACGGCCAATATAAATGGTGAATGCCCTGGTTCACTTAAGGTACCCGGAGGATGTAACAATCCTTGTACCACATTCGGAGGACAACAATATTGTTGCACTCAAGGTCCATGTGGTCCTACAGACTTGTCCAAATTTTTCAAACAAAGATGCCCAGACGCGTATAGCTACCCACAAGATGATCCTACTAGCACATTTACTTGTCCAAGTGATAGTACAAATTATACGGTTGTTTTTTGCCCATAA